In Musa acuminata AAA Group cultivar baxijiao chromosome BXJ3-9, Cavendish_Baxijiao_AAA, whole genome shotgun sequence, a single genomic region encodes these proteins:
- the LOC103998224 gene encoding glutamine synthetase leaf isozyme, chloroplastic produces the protein MAQMMVSPMQCQIRFPSKSLQGKPMITSKMWNSLLLNAQRFKTKRSVSAFKVLAVKSDNGVVSRLEDLLKLDMAPFTDKIIAEYIWIGGTGIDIRSKSRTITRPVEYPSELPKWNYDGSSTGQAPGEDSEVILYPQAVFKDPFRGGNNILVICDSYTPSGEPIPTNKRYRAAQIFSEQKVIDEVPWYGIEQEYTLLQTNVKWPLGWPVGGYPGPQGPYYCAVGADKSFGRDISDAHYKACLYAGINISGTNGEVMPGQWEYQVGPSVGIEAGDHIWCSRYILERITEQAGVILSLDPKPIEGDWNGAGCHTNFSTKSMREEGGYEVIKKAILNLSLRHMDHISAYGEGNERRLTGKHETANINTFSWGVANRGCSIRVGRDTEKQGKGYLEDRRPASNMDPYVVTSLLAETTILWQPSLEAEARAAKELQLQV, from the exons ATGGCTCAGATGATGGTGTCACCTATGCAATGTCAAATCAGATTTCCAAGCAAATCACTTCAGGGAAAGCCCATGATAACATCAAAGATGTGGAATTCTCTACTGTTAAATGCTCAAAGGTTTAAGACCAAAAGGAGCGTTTCTGCATTCAAAGTGCTTGCTGTAAAGTCTGACAACGGCGTCGTGTCGAGATTGGAAGATCTACTTAAGCTGGACATGGCCCCATTCACTGATAAAATCATCGCAGAATACATCTG GATTGGAGGAACTGGCATTGACATCAGAAGCAAATCACgg ACAATAACAAGGCCTGTGGAATACCCATCGGAGCTACCAAAATGGAATTATGATGGTTCAAGCACTGGGCAAGCTCCTGGAGAAGACAGTGAAGTCATTCTATA TCCTCAAGCTGTTTTCAAGGACCCTTTTCGAGGAGGGAACAATATTTTG GTAATTTGTGATTCATATACCCCAAGCGGAGAGCCCATCCCTACAAACAAGAGATATCGGGCTGCTCAGATATTCAGTGAGCAAAAGGTCATCGATGAAGTTCCTTG GTATGGAATAGAGCAGGAGTACACCTTACTACAGACGAATGTGAAGTGGCCGCTTGGATGGCCTGTGGGAGGATACCCAGGTCCTCAG GGGCCGTACTACTGTGCAGTAGGTGCAGACAAATCATTTGGTCGTGATATTTCAGATGCTCATTACAAGGCCTGTTTGTATGCTGGAATCAACATAAGCGGCACTAATGGAGAGGTTATGCCTGGAcag TGGGAATATCAGGTTGGGCCAAGTGTAGGAATTGAAGCAGGAGATCATATATGGTGCTCGAGATACATTCTTGAG AGAATCACGGAGCAAGCGGGTGTCATACTCTCTCTTGATCCAAAACCAATCGAG GGGGACTGGAATGGTGCAGGTTGTCACACAAATTTCAG CACCAAGAGCATGAGGGAAGAAGGTGGATACGAGGTGATCAAGAAAGCCATCCTCAACCTCTCGCTCCGCCACATGGATCACATCAGCGCGTACGGGGAAGGCAACGAGCGACGCTTGACCGGGAAGCATGAGACCGCCAACATCAACACCTTCTCTTGG GGAGTGGCGAATCGCGGCTGCTCCATCCGCGTAGGGCGCGACACCGAGAAACAAGGCAAAG GGTACCTGGAGGATCGTCGCCCGGCATCGAACATGGATCCCTACGTGGTGACGTCGCTTCTGGCCGAGACCACCATCCTTTGGCAGCCATCCCTGGAAGCAGAGGCGCGTGCCGCCAAGGAGTTGCAGTTGCAGGTGTGA
- the LOC135650213 gene encoding uncharacterized protein LOC135650213, with translation MSLNSEQNEEGDRNFMLDVARHQVRGGSEHPVFAPHPDPSDPTPTARIGSSIEAPEKKLTLFAFRLGILEKSASGLGTLAFVWATVVLLGGFSSALVRKDFVIVTVLLVTESTRIFGRSHELEWQHQAAWTTPEGAGRSSFRVVEDVDGRRTWRSRDVPLLPFAGWIFVSKNLSRGLSWLQLSSALACVVLSLMRLIQQDYGEVVGRDRRNLSPALNLFYGLALAEALIFLMEKAYWSWRISFYKLLEKVSRECDLGEVSIRRFFYDTYSKCIEGSVFDGLKMNLVTFAKELLVSELRDEQLIGVRVLHKLATIDRFSLDTLRKIGSSTRTIERLVEMLNWKNTGEEEEIRMRAAEIVSKLAEKRRNVLRVAAIPGAMEALSSLLVVDDSSDFNLLGLSILEKLASDHEDCWKIGNTRDLLPKIIDLTSARKTLLRNDHAAESQIRTVMSSLQVLKKLVSTTGYIGQILRQEVSEIVFTVSNIREILQHGESHMVLQKLGIEILKSLAMDESAREKIGSTGGVIKLLLSIFFEPGFTEAENSLRDEAGEALAMLTLESKKNCDRIVKEPEVDRLMEALTDAVLQINASRILRNLCAYGGAECSHRLSGITAAMPTVLKVIMEAKERLLEASIDLTTEICKFLDPDEFAEFLKKAAIEETDLVVKLVQVLKEYRYPEIRVPGMRRFVIEQAIWMMRSNRNSIQLFEQLEMERLLKAVAETTSELECFHIFSGGVGLSRHSKTLSSLVETALHLMTAED, from the exons ATGAGTCTCAACAGCGAGCAAAACGAAGAAGGAGATCGAAACTTCATGTTGGACGTCGCCCGGCATCAGGTGCGAGGCGGCAGCGAGCACCCCGTCTTCGCACCTCATCCCGATCCCAGTGACCCGACTCCGACAGCGAGAATTGGCAGCTCGATCGAAGCACCGGAGAAGAAGCTGACGCTCTTCGCCTTCCGCCTCGGGATTCTAGAGAAGTCGGCAAGCGGTCTCGGCACGCTAGCCTTCGTCTGGGCCACCGTCGTCCTCCTCGGCGGCTTCTCCTCGGCGCTCGTGAGGAAGGACTTCGTGATCGTGACCGTGCTTCTCGTCACCGAGAGCACCAGAATCTTCGGCCGCAGCCACGAGCTGGAGTGGCAGCATCAGGCGGCCTGGACGACGCCGGAAGGTGCAGGAAGGTCCAGCTTCCGCGTCGTCGAGGACGTCGATGGCCGACGAACGTGGCGCTCTCGTGACGTTCCCCTGCTTCCTTTCGCTGGCTGGATCTTCGTGTCGAAGAACCTCAGCAGGGGCCTCTCATGGCTTCAGCTCTCGTCCGCCCTCGCCTGCGTGGTGCTCTCCTTGATGCGCCTCATTCAGCAGGACTACGGCGAGGTAGTCGGGCGAGATCGCAGGAACCTGAGCCCAGCTCTCAATCTCTTCTACGGACTGGCGCTCGCGGAGGCGCTCATCTTCCTGATGGAGAAGGCATACTGGTCATGGAGGATCTCATTCTACAAGTTGCTGGAGAAGGTCAGCCGAGAGTGTGATCTCGGAGAAGTCTCCATCAGGCGCTTCTTCTACGACACCTACTCCAAGTGCATCGAAGGCAGCGTCTTCGACGGCCTCAAGATGAACCTAGTGACCTTCGCCAAGGAACTTCTGGTCTCTGAGCTCCGCGATGAGCAGCTCATTGGCGTCCGAGTCCTGCACAAGCTCGCCACCATCGACCGCTTCTCCCTCGACACGCTCAGGAAGATCGGCAGCTCGACGCGGACGATCGAGAGGCTCGTGGAGATGCTGAACTGGAAGAACACGGGCGAAGAGGAAGAGATCAGGATGCGTGCGGCGGAGATCGTGTCGAAGCTTGCAGAGAAGAGGAGGAACGTGCTTCGAGTTGCTGCAATTCCAGGAGCCATGGAGGCGCTGTCATCGTTGCTCGTCGTCGATGACTCCTCGGACTTCAATCTGCTGGGACTGTCCATCCTCGAGAAGCTGGCATCAGACCACGAGGACTGTTGGAAGATTGGCAATACCAGAGATCTGCTGCCAAAGATCATCGACCTCACCAGTGCGAGGAAAACGCTGCTTAGGAATGATCATGCAGCAGAGTCCCAGATCAGAACGGTGATGAGTTCGCTGCAAGTGCTGAAGAAGCTGGTGAGCACGACCGGATACATCGGCCAAATTCTACGACAGGAAGTCTCTGAGATCGTGTTCACGGTGAGCAACATAAGGGAGATCCTGCAGCACGGAGAGAGCCACATGGTTCTGCAAAAGCTGGGAATCGAGATCCTAAAAAGCCTCGCCATGGACGAGAGCGCAAGGGAGAAGATTGGAAGCACAGGTGGAGTCATCAAGCTGCTCCTGTCGATCTTCTTCGAGCCAGGATTCACCGAGGCTGAGAACTCGCTCAGAGATGAAGCGGGAGAGGCGCTGGCGATGCTGACATTGGAAAGCAAGAAGAACTGCGATCGGATCGTGAAGGAGCCGGAGGTGGATAGGCTCATGGAAGCACTGACCGATGCTGTTCTTCAGATAAATGCTTCGAGGATTCTGCGCAATTTGTGTGCCTACGGCGGAGCCGAATGCTCTCATCGGCTATCGGGGATTACTGCTGCCATGCCCACT GTTTTGAAAGTGATTATGGAGGCAAAAGAGAGATTACTAGAGGCATCGATTGATCTAACCACAGAGATCTGCAAATTCCTGGATCCTGATGAATTTGCTGAATTCCTCAAGAAAGCTGCCATTGAAGAAACTGATCTTGTAGTGAAGCTTGTGCAAGTGCTGAAAGAATACAGATATCCGGAAATCAGGGTTCCAGGAATGAGGAGATTTGTGATTGAACAAGCTATTTGGATGATGAGATCCAACAGAAACAGTATCCAGCTCTTCGAGCAATTGGAGATGGAGAGGTTATTGAAGGCTGTAGCAGAGACCACATCCGAGCTCGAGTGCTTCCACATTTTCTCCGGCGGTGTTGGACTGAGCAGGCACAGTAAAACCTTGTCATCTCTTGTAGAAACAGCATTGCACCTAATGACAGCAGAAGATTGA